A genomic window from Rhodococcus sp. KBS0724 includes:
- a CDS encoding MFS transporter, whose product MITQAQSTRKWWALALIAAAQFMVIMDTSIIGVALPQMQSDLGFSQEGLTWVFNAYVIAFGGLLLLGGRLSDLFGARRVFTAGWLILLIGSVVAGAAGNVAVELAGRAVQGAGAALIAPSALTLLMMLFGSTQKEMTKALSIYGAAAPAGGTAGVFLGGVITEYTSWPWVFYLNIPIAVVALIAIPFLMPNAPARTGSIDFLGALAVTAGLAVGVFGIVRAPDVGWGSGQTWLALAVSAALLGAFVLIQSKRREPLVRLGIFKAPNLGAANIAQLVLGAAWIPMWFFLNLYLQQVLGYSAFPAGAALLPMTIFVMLGMIVVAPRAMARFGAKAMIVAGLLVLGIGLGWMSLIRPTGNFWVDVLPASLVAAAGMTLAFIPSLGTAISAARPEEGGLASGIVNVSYQVGSAVGLAVMTAIAAVFGADQLGDLTELTNGFSAVFIGAAVIAVVGAGITAVVMHSPKVEEPDRSLQSSHRSETT is encoded by the coding sequence ATGATCACTCAGGCACAATCCACCCGTAAGTGGTGGGCGTTGGCGTTGATCGCCGCCGCTCAGTTCATGGTCATCATGGACACCTCGATCATCGGTGTCGCCCTCCCCCAGATGCAGAGCGATCTTGGTTTCTCCCAGGAAGGCCTGACGTGGGTGTTCAACGCCTACGTCATCGCATTCGGCGGACTGCTCCTCCTCGGCGGGCGCCTGTCAGATCTGTTCGGTGCCCGCAGAGTGTTCACCGCCGGTTGGCTGATTCTGCTGATCGGTTCCGTTGTCGCCGGTGCCGCCGGTAACGTCGCCGTCGAACTTGCGGGCCGCGCAGTTCAGGGCGCCGGCGCCGCACTCATCGCGCCGTCGGCGCTCACCCTGCTGATGATGCTGTTCGGCAGCACGCAAAAGGAAATGACCAAGGCGCTGTCCATCTACGGTGCAGCCGCCCCGGCGGGCGGTACGGCCGGTGTGTTCCTAGGCGGCGTCATCACCGAATACACCAGCTGGCCTTGGGTCTTCTATCTCAACATCCCCATCGCAGTCGTCGCATTGATCGCCATTCCCTTCCTGATGCCTAACGCACCGGCGCGTACCGGGTCGATCGACTTCCTCGGCGCTCTGGCGGTCACCGCGGGCCTCGCTGTCGGAGTCTTCGGCATCGTCAGGGCACCTGACGTCGGTTGGGGATCCGGGCAGACGTGGCTGGCACTCGCCGTCTCGGCCGCTTTGTTGGGCGCATTCGTGTTGATCCAGTCCAAGCGTCGGGAGCCACTGGTGCGGCTGGGAATCTTCAAGGCGCCCAATCTCGGAGCCGCAAACATCGCTCAGCTCGTCCTCGGAGCCGCCTGGATACCGATGTGGTTCTTCCTGAACTTGTACCTGCAGCAAGTGCTCGGATACAGCGCCTTCCCCGCCGGTGCGGCGCTGCTGCCGATGACGATCTTCGTCATGCTCGGCATGATCGTCGTGGCGCCACGGGCCATGGCGCGCTTCGGCGCAAAAGCGATGATCGTGGCCGGTTTACTGGTCCTGGGAATCGGTTTGGGGTGGATGTCGTTGATCCGGCCCACCGGTAACTTCTGGGTCGACGTGCTGCCGGCTTCTCTGGTAGCTGCGGCCGGTATGACGCTGGCGTTCATTCCTTCACTGGGTACGGCGATTTCGGCCGCACGCCCAGAGGAGGGCGGATTGGCTTCCGGCATTGTCAACGTCAGTTACCAGGTCGGCTCGGCTGTCGGTCTCGCGGTGATGACCGCGATCGCAGCGGTGTTCGGCGCTGATCAACTCGGTGACCTGACGGAGTTGACGAACGGGTTCTCCGCAGTGTTCATCGGCGCAGCCGTCATCGCAGTGGTGGGCGCTG